In the genome of Phacochoerus africanus isolate WHEZ1 chromosome 10, ROS_Pafr_v1, whole genome shotgun sequence, one region contains:
- the LOC125137378 gene encoding uncharacterized protein C10orf95-like produces MFPTFREQQVESRLQQQLRVVVWFRPFDDPPIRAPGPTNWPAGAREGSRASPSLEGHALAALGPRSRSRSFSNPAGPEASGPRCARWRGCQARPNRDRLSQPPNYAAEPGRPAWLPPPLSPAAPAPGASPRPRRPGGSAEARRGSTWAERGRRARRFRSCAPARAPRLQVRRPRRAGPTDSAARAAASRHQTRCGQAAGTGKEEAPLLEQTGEERSSWARREPSAQAPRLPLRASPALLPALRASPGGRGGPGGGAGARAGVLLRLGRGFPASFWVNFQSAKC; encoded by the coding sequence TGGTGGTGTGGTTCCGCCCATTTGACGACCCACCCATCAGGGCGCCCGGACCAACCAACTGGCCGGCAGGAGCCAGGGAAGGGTCACGGGCATCTCCGTCTCTGGAGGGCCATGCCCTGGCCGCTCTGGGCCCCCGGTCGCGCTCTCGCAGCTTCTCCAACCCCGCCGGCCCCGAAGCGTCGGGGCCGAGGTGCGCCAGGTGGCGAGGGTGCCAGGCGCGGCCAAATCGCGACCGACTGAGTCAGCCGCCCAACTATGCTGCGGAACCAGGGCGGCCGGCTTGGCTGCCCCCGCCGCTGAGTCCCGCTGCCCCCGCGCCGGGCgcctctccccgcccccgccggccgGGAGGAAGCGCCGAGGCGCGGCGCGGGAGCACCTGGGCAGAGCGCGGGCGGCGGGCGCGGCGCTTCCGGAGCTGCGCGCCGGCTCGCGCTCCCCGCCTCCAGGTGCGGCGGCCGCGGCGCGCCGGCCCCACTGACAGCGCCGCCCGCGCGGCCGCCTCCCGGCATCAGACGCGGTGCGGGCAAGCGGCGGGGACTGGGAAGGAGGAGGCCCCGCTCCTGGAACAGACGGGTGAGGAACGATCGAGCTGGGCCAGGAGGGAACCCAGCGCCCAGGCTCCCCGTCTGCCTCTCCGCGcctccccagctctgctgcccGCGCTCAGGGCGAGTCCCGGGGGCCGCGGTGGGCCGGGTGGTGGGGCCGGGGCCAGGGCGGGGGTACTTCTCAGGCTGGGCCGGGGTTTTCCGGCATCTTTCTGGGTAAATTTCCAGAGCGCAAAGTGTTAG